The following proteins are encoded in a genomic region of Bradyrhizobium sp. SK17:
- a CDS encoding ABC transporter permease, with product MLNFLAKRLVQIVPTLFFVSVLIFSLQHLLPGDPALVMAGEERDPAVIAQIRAQYHLDQPIPVQYVYWIKGVLSGDFGESLRNKMPVLELIAQKLPVTLQLAAMAIVIAFLIGIPAGIVSAVKKGTAWDYGANLFALWGISTPNFWLGIMLIFLFSIELGWLPASGYVPLTENWRASLAATIMPAFVLGNAIAAVLMRHTRSAMLQVLESDYVRTARAKGLSERTVILKHAMRNALTPIITLGALELGTLLSGAVLTEQIFSIPGFGKLIVDAVFNRDYAVVQGVVLTTATIYITLNLIADIAYILVNPRLRG from the coding sequence ATGCTGAACTTCCTCGCCAAGCGGCTGGTTCAGATCGTCCCGACGCTGTTCTTCGTCTCGGTGCTGATCTTCTCGCTGCAACATCTGCTGCCAGGCGATCCGGCGCTGGTGATGGCCGGCGAGGAGCGCGACCCGGCCGTCATCGCGCAGATCCGCGCGCAGTACCATCTCGATCAGCCGATCCCGGTGCAGTATGTCTACTGGATCAAGGGCGTGCTGTCGGGCGATTTCGGCGAATCGCTGCGCAACAAGATGCCGGTGCTGGAGCTGATCGCGCAGAAGCTGCCGGTGACGTTGCAGCTCGCCGCGATGGCGATCGTGATCGCCTTCCTGATCGGCATTCCCGCCGGCATCGTCTCGGCGGTCAAGAAAGGCACCGCCTGGGATTACGGCGCCAATCTGTTCGCGCTGTGGGGCATCTCGACGCCGAACTTCTGGCTCGGCATCATGCTGATCTTCCTGTTCTCGATCGAACTGGGCTGGCTGCCCGCCTCCGGCTATGTCCCGCTGACCGAGAACTGGCGCGCCAGCCTTGCCGCCACCATCATGCCGGCCTTCGTGCTCGGCAATGCGATCGCGGCGGTCCTGATGCGGCATACCCGCAGCGCCATGCTCCAGGTGCTGGAGAGCGACTATGTCCGCACCGCGCGCGCCAAGGGCCTGTCCGAGCGCACGGTCATCCTCAAGCATGCGATGCGCAACGCGCTGACGCCGATCATCACGCTCGGCGCGCTCGAACTCGGCACCCTGCTGTCGGGCGCTGTTCTCACCGAGCAGATCTTCTCGATCCCGGGCTTCGGCAAGCTGATCGTGGATGCCGTCTTCAATCGCGACTATGCCGTGGTCCAGGGCGTCGTGCTCACGACCGCGACGATCTACATCACGCTCAACCTGATTGCCGACATCGCCTATATCCTCGTCAATCCGCGACTGAGGGGCTGA
- a CDS encoding ABC transporter substrate-binding protein: MRMFRLAATAATLLLSLVAGAQVQAKAQTTLRIGLAEDPDVLDPTMARTYVGRIVFAALCDKLFDIDEKLNIVPQLALSHETSADGKEVTIKLRPGVKFQDGEPLDAEAAKFSLERHLTFPGSFRKPELASVDHVDVVDPLTIRLVLKAPFSPLIAQLTDRAGMMVPPKAAKAAGDKFGLHPVCAGPYKFVERVQQDRIVLEKFADYWNKDNVFIDRIVYLPIVDATVRLANLKSGGLDLIERVLATDLKDVRADSRLKVSTAIELGYQGITLNIGKDKAKGPLSQSAKVRQALDLSIDRDAINQVVFNGEFKPGNQWISPDHPYYQKEFPVRPRDVAKAKALLKEAGVTPPVSVDFMVPKGPEAEGTAQVVQSMAAEAGFDMKIRVTEFATSLKQAEAGEYQAYLLAWSGRIDPDGNSYVFLHKDAPQNYSAWANPDADTALDDARLTTDMAQRKAIYAKLTKLEQEDEPLLYIYHRRIIIAHTTRLDGYKQMPDGLVRVIGLKLK, from the coding sequence GATGTTTCGTTTGGCTGCGACCGCCGCCACCCTGCTGCTGTCGCTGGTGGCAGGCGCCCAGGTCCAGGCCAAAGCCCAGACCACGCTACGGATCGGGCTTGCCGAGGATCCCGACGTGCTCGACCCGACCATGGCGCGCACCTATGTCGGCCGCATCGTATTCGCCGCGCTATGCGACAAGCTGTTCGATATCGACGAGAAGCTCAACATCGTGCCGCAGCTCGCGCTGTCGCACGAGACCTCGGCCGACGGCAAGGAAGTCACGATCAAGCTGAGACCCGGCGTCAAGTTCCAGGACGGCGAGCCGCTCGACGCGGAGGCAGCGAAGTTTTCGCTGGAGCGGCATCTGACCTTCCCCGGCTCGTTCCGCAAGCCGGAGCTCGCCAGCGTCGATCACGTCGACGTCGTCGATCCCCTGACCATCAGGCTGGTGCTCAAGGCGCCGTTCTCGCCGCTGATCGCACAGCTCACCGACCGCGCCGGCATGATGGTACCGCCCAAGGCCGCCAAGGCGGCCGGCGACAAGTTCGGCCTGCACCCGGTCTGTGCCGGTCCCTACAAATTCGTCGAGCGGGTGCAGCAGGACCGCATCGTGCTGGAGAAATTCGCCGACTACTGGAACAAGGACAACGTCTTCATCGACCGCATCGTCTATCTGCCGATCGTGGACGCCACGGTGCGGCTCGCCAATCTGAAATCCGGCGGGCTCGACCTGATCGAGCGCGTGCTCGCGACCGACCTGAAGGACGTACGCGCCGATTCGCGCCTGAAGGTCTCGACCGCAATCGAGCTCGGCTATCAGGGCATCACGCTCAACATCGGCAAGGACAAGGCCAAGGGTCCCCTGAGCCAATCCGCCAAGGTCCGGCAGGCGCTCGACCTCTCGATCGACCGCGATGCGATCAACCAGGTCGTGTTCAACGGCGAGTTCAAGCCTGGAAACCAGTGGATCAGCCCGGACCATCCCTACTACCAGAAGGAATTTCCGGTCCGCCCGCGCGACGTCGCGAAGGCCAAGGCGCTGCTGAAGGAGGCCGGCGTCACGCCGCCCGTCAGCGTCGACTTCATGGTGCCGAAGGGACCGGAGGCCGAGGGCACCGCGCAAGTCGTGCAATCGATGGCCGCTGAAGCCGGCTTCGACATGAAGATCCGGGTCACCGAATTCGCGACCTCGCTGAAGCAGGCCGAGGCCGGCGAGTATCAGGCCTATTTGCTGGCCTGGAGCGGCCGCATCGATCCGGACGGCAACTCCTATGTCTTCCTGCACAAGGATGCGCCGCAAAACTACAGCGCCTGGGCCAATCCCGATGCCGACACGGCGCTCGACGACGCCCGCCTCACCACCGACATGGCGCAGCGCAAGGCGATCTACGCCAAATTGACGAAGCTGGAACAGGAGGACGAGCCCCTGCTCTATATCTATCACCGCCGCATCATCATCGCGCACACCACCAGGCTCGACGGCTACAAGCAGATGCCCGACGGGCTGGTGCGCGTGATCGGGCTGAAGCTGAAGTGA